The proteins below come from a single Candidozyma auris chromosome 3, complete sequence genomic window:
- the SWR1 gene encoding chromatin-remodeling protein SWR1 has protein sequence MVSNGVRDSKGGATKPHVDQSKRRSRGSVVNYSEQTRNSKRSINGGTNDYPAKKVRTEIENSNMSDSEQKLIETITDFNICVNELFQLKEYGSLVEWNPRDFSKSLTTQVPEILEYFVEQNNYRLIWDEDSLEKMDSIPLRLQKKKMLEREEMLRSKYPFMDSVLEKSIERESQLLRPRPEKSRYRDLHKKTSTSKAPPSRKGRIDSQETPVSDVVSAENEEEEGQEDEEEEDIDYGDLNTNYKLKQIKFTVPPLKITHPSHIPSWRPSENNENDIRGGDSEREITPYDPEPLSVVTGKHATLSVPAVEEKLSAFLSQKFKAPIVDDANPDYNNTPEEYENVLDHQRHLLKRLYEKIVVEERFELNGDKIERRKIILPTFSNQKLLSDPFRDTGSIIPKIQGTSNDQTLQDHLVDQGFSFSKIHQQMRKSHQARARKVAQMVDQHFRKKRGEKERLAKEREQNLKKLSRLAIQSVKKRWSQAHKVYRHIQHEKEEEIKQREGREHLSKMLKHSTQLLEAQLNKSEDNTADEPDSDDDEQEQDSENFSSSESDSEDSESETIDKPDSECTVEELKRKYADMESSLEPSSRMETEEEIEDEVSGEGSSGLAALYGGVDTKEITPAVSEDYTEEQKKLIAELSERKDEDLSDSEPSDDLLSDESVSESEEDVSLSENEDQDTTSGLADLYKKGPIGKETNDSEGSTVEDEEPKTPVSEDKTEEINGLKVKDVPVPSLLRGTLRPYQKQGLNWLASLYNNDTNGILADEMGLGKTIQTIALLSYLACEHHIWGPHLIIVPTSVMLNWEMEFKRFAPGFKVLTYYGSPQERARKRKGWNKIDTFHVCITSYQLVVHDHSSFKRRKWRYMILDEAHNIKNFRSNRWKALLNFNTENRLLLTGTPLQNNLMELWSLLYFLMPSSKVDQMMPDGFANFEDFQQWFGKPVDKILEKTGTGEIIDDNVTGRLDEETKNTVARLHQVLRPYLLRRLKKDVEKQMPGKYEHIVYCRLSKRQRYLYDDFMSRAKTKETLVSGNFLSIINCLMQLRKVCNHPDLFEVRPIVTSYAIPRNVSHTFKVHDETVKKLLDVVPYDRINYSVLNLDITKMDDLNWFAADGRERLRSSAEIEKEIKYLDEIIAKGSDVLKPSYTDVFQLNKSLKLQEQIEHRERLKQILYLNNLRCSRRPLYGTSILDRLKIVYREPRCELLDEMILDIPKRAEVMKDVVEKYGVVTPSVVALDMKDEIIPVETQYALRAGVQNNAISNPFHHAQVKLSIAFPDKQLLQYDCGKLQKLAALLQDLIPKGHRALIFTQMTKVLDILEQFLNIHGHRYMRLDGATKIEDRQLLTEKFNRDPRIPVFILSTRSGGLGINLTGADTVIFYDSDWNPAMDKQCQDRCHRIGQSRDVHIYRFVSEATIESNILKKANQKRQLDNVVIQEGEFTTDYLGKFSVRDLVNDASLISELPDKPIGESANVDVLAQAEDEADRNAAREAMKEVAVDDEDFNEEKGAEDPRKGPRGLKGGNLDDADYDEGVGHIDEYMLRYIAEGYYAE, from the coding sequence ATGGTGTCGAATGGAGTCCGAGATTCAAAAGGTGGGGCTACCAAGCCGCATGTCGATCAATCGAAGCGAAGGTCTAGAGGCTCGGTAGTCAACTACTCGGAACAAACGAGAAACTCGAAACGAAGCATCAATGGTGGAACGAACGATTATCCAGCTAAGAAGGTGAGGACTGAAATAGAGAATTCCAACATGTCAGATTCGGAGCAGAAGTTGATAGAAACGATCACGGATTTCAACATATGCGTGAACGAACTCTTCCAGCTCAAAGAGTACGGTTCCCTCGTGGAATGGAACCCTCGTGACTTCTCAAAGTCCTTGACGACGCAAGTTCCAGAGATTCTTGAGTACTTTGTTGAACAGAACAACTACAGGCTTATCTGGGATGAGGATCTGCTTGAGAAGATGGATTCCATCCCTCTACGTttacagaagaagaagatgttggaAAGAGAGGAAATGCTCCGGAGCAAGTACCCATTCATGGACTCCGTTTTGGAAAAGAGTATAGAGCGGGAGTCACAATTGCTCAGACCAAGACCAGAGAAGTCTAGATATCGAGACTTACATAAAAAAACCTCgacttcaaaagctcctccttctcgaaAAGGGCGCATAGACAGTCAAGAAACACCTGTATCTGATGTTGTTTCAGCGGAAaatgaggaggaagaaggccaggaggatgaggaagaggaggacATCGATTACGGCGATCTCAACACGAACTACAAACTCAAACAAATCAAATTCACAGTGCCCCCACTCAAAATCACACATCCATCGCATATACCCCTGTGGAGGCCTCTGGAGAATAATGAGAATGACATACGAGGTGGAGACAGCGAAAGGGAAATCACACCATACGACCCGGAGCCTCTACTGGTAGTAACAGGAAAGCATGCTACACTAAGCGTTCCTGCAGTCGAGGAGAAACTTTCAGCATTTCTTTCACAAAAGTTCAAGGCGCCCATTGTCGATGACGCCAATCCAGATTACAATAACACCCCTGAGGAGTACGAGAATGTTCTTGATCATCAGCGTCATCTTCTAAAGCGATTATATGAAAAAATTGTGGTGGAGGAGAGATTTGAACTCAATGGTGATAAGAttgaaagaaggaaaatTATCTTGCCGACATTTTCGAATCAAAAGCTCTTATCAGATCCATTTAGAGACACTGGCTCTATTATTCCCAAAATCCAAGGAACCTCTAATgatcaaactcttcaagaccatcttgttgaccaaggaTTCTCATTTTCCAAAATCCATCAACAGATGAGAAAGCTGCATCAGGCACGTGCCAGGAAGGTAGCTCAAATGGTTGATCAACACTTCCGTAAAAAGCGTGGTGAAAAGGAGAGACTAGCAAAAGAGAGGGAACAAaatctcaagaagctcagTCGTCTAGCTATCCAGTCTGTGAAAAAGCGCTGGTCTCAAGCTCACAAAGTTTATCGTCATATTCAGcatgagaaagaagaagagatcaaacAAAGGGAAGGACGGGAACACTTGAGTAAAATGCTCAAACACTCTAcgcagcttcttgaagcacagctcaacaagtcaGAAGACAACACTGCAGATGAACCGGATTCAGATGATGACGAGCAAGAGCAGGACTCTGAAAACTTTTCATCGTCTGAATCAGACTCAGAGGACTCCGAATCAGAAACCATCGATAAACCTGATAGTGAGTGTACTGTTGAAGAGCTTAAAAGGAAGTACGCAGACATGGAAAGCTCTCTCGAGCCCCTGTCGCGCATGGAGACtgaagaggaaattgagGACGAAGTATCTGGTGAAGGGTCTAGCGGGCTTGCTGCTTTGTATGGTGGTGTTGACACCAAAGAAATCACCCCTGCTGTTTCTGAGGATTATACAgaagagcagaagaaattgattGCTGAGTTgtcagaaagaaaagacgAGGACTTGTCTGATTCGGAGCCATCTGATGATCTACTAAGTGATGAAAGTGTCTCAGAGTCCGAAGAAGACGTAAGTTTGTCAGAGaatgaagatcaagatACCACTTCCGGCCTAGCTGATCTTTATAAAAAGGGACCTATTGGTAAAGAAACCAACGACAGCGAAGGTTCAACtgtggaagatgaagaaccAAAGACTCCTGTCAGTGAAGATAAAACGGAGGAGATTAATGGGCTTAAAGTGAAGGATGTTCCAGTGCCCCTGCTTCTCAGGGGTACTTTGCGTCCATATCAGAAGCAGGGTCTTAATTGGCTTGCAAGCTTGTACAACAATGATACCAATGGTATCCTTGCAGACGAAATGGGTCTTGGTAAAACGATTCAAACGATTGCTTTGCTTTCATACCTTGCTTGCGAACATCATATCTGGGGTCCTCATTTGATTATCGTTCCCACATCAGTCATGCTCAATTGGGAAATGGAATTCAAAAGATTTGCCCCAGGCTTTAAGGTATTGACATATTATGGCTCAcctcaagaaagagctagaaagagaaaaggaTGGAATAAAATCGACACTTTTCATGTTTGCATTACTTCTTATCAGCTTGTTGTTCATGATCATTCGTCATTCAAGCGTCGTAAGTGGAGATACATGATTTTGGACGAAGCTCACAACATCAAGAATTTCAGATCAAATCGGTGGAAAGCAttgctcaacttcaacaccGAGAATAGATTATTACTTACGGGTACTCCCTTACAAAATAATCTTATGGAATTATGGTCCCTTCTATACTTTTTAATGCCGTCTTCAAAGGTTGATCAAATGATGCCCGACGGGTTTGCGAACTTTGAGGACTTTCAACAATGGTTCGGAAAGCCAGTTGATAAAATTCTCGAAAAAACCGGCACTGGCGAGATCATTGATGACAACGTCACTGGTcgtcttgatgaagaaaccaaaaacACAGTTGCCAGGCTACACCAGGTCTTACGTCCGTACCTTTTGAGGCGACTCAAAAAAGATGTGGAAAAACAAATGCCAGGTAAGTACGAGCACATCGTCTACTGTCGTCTATCGAAACGTCAAAGATATTTGTATGATGATTTCATGTCTCGCGCCAAAACGAAGGAGACGCTTGTATCAGGCAACTTCCTTTCAATTATCAACTGTTTGATGCAACTTAGAAAAGTTTGTAATCATCCagatctttttgaagtccGTCCCATTGTGACTTCGTATGCTATCCCAAGAAATGTCTCTCACACCTTCAAGGTACATGATGAGACCGTCAAGAAACTATTGGATGTTGTACCATACGATAGGATCAACTATTCGGTCCTAAATCTTGATATAACAAAAATGGATGATTTGAATTGGTTTGCAGCCGACGGTCGTGAGAGATTACGGTCCAGTGCAGAGATcgagaaagaaatcaagTATCTCGATGAAATTATTGCCAAAGGATCTGATGTACTTAAACCATCCTACACTGACGTCTTTCAATTGAACAAATCTCTCAAATTGCAAGAGCAGATTGAGCATAGGGAACGGTTAAAGCAAATTCTCTATCTCAATAACTTGAGATGCAGTCGTCGTCCCCTCTATGGTACCTCAATACTTGATAGACTTAAAATTGTGTACAGAGAACCTCGCTGTGAATTACTTGATGAGATGATTCTCGATATCCCGAAGAGAGCAGAGGTAATGAaagatgttgttgagaaatACGGAGTTGTCACCCCGAGTGTGGTAGCTCTAGATATGAAAGATGAAATTATCCCGGTCGAAACACAATATGCTTTACGTGCTGGTGTTCAAAACAATGCTATATCAAACCCATTCCATCACGCCCAAGTGAAACTATCCATCGCCTTTCCGGACAAGCAACTCTTGCAGTATGATTGCGGTAAGTTGCAAAAACTAGCAGCCTTGTTGCAAGACTTGATTCCAAAAGGGCACAGGGCATTGATCTTCACTCAGATGACCAAGGTATTGGATATATTAGAGCAGTTTCTCAATATTCATGGACACAGGTATATGCGTTTGGATGGTGCTACCAAGATTGAAGATCGTCAGTTATTGACGGAAAAGTTCAACAGAGATCCTAGAATTCCCGTGTTTATCttatcaacaagatcaGGTGGTCTCGGTATCAACCTTACTGGTGCCGATACAGTCATCTTCTACGACTCTGATTGGAATCCTGCTATGGACAAGCAATGCCAGGATCGTTGTCACAGAATTGGGCAGCTGAGAGATGTACACATTTACCGTTTTGTTTCTGAAGCCACCATTGAATCgaatatcttgaagaaagccaaCCAGAAGAGACAGTTGGACAATGTGGTGATTCAAGAGGGTGAATTCACCACGGACTATTTGGGTAAATTCTCTGTCAGAGATTTGGTGAACGATGCAAGCCTCATATCGGAATTACCCGACAAGCCTATAGGTGAAAGCGCCAATGTTGATGTTTTGGCGCAGGCAGAGGACGAAGCTGATCGAAATGCCGCCAGAGAAGCAATGAAGGAGGTGGCCGTTGACGATGAGGACTTTAACGAGGAAAAGGGTGCAGAAGACCCAAGAAAGGGACCTCGTGGTCTCAAAGGAGGCAATTTGGACGACGCAGACTACGATGAAGGCGTTGGTCATATTGATGAGTACATGTTACGTTACATTGCCGAAGGCTATTACGCAGAGTAA
- the MSC7 gene encoding meiotic recombination directing protein, whose protein sequence is MIAIDLNFAEWQWQYHISTTFFVGVILPLLYYVYEKYVTSRPNKYNKLEAPKKLVYPIADEAKPHWKGKRLYSPNIGLRVPGEPSKIQSYCPATAQYLGTFECTSRKEMDEQISKAEAAQKEWTKSSFSARKQLLRTLNQFILDNQEDIARVACRDSGKTKLDASMGEIMVTLEKINWIIAHGERALSPSTRPGPSSLLMGLMKHAEVRYEPLGVVAAIVSWNYPLHNLIGPVLAALFSGNAIIVKCSEQVVWSSTWFVGMIHAALRSLDMSEDLVQLCYCYPEDAEYFTSHPGLKHITFIGSKPVAEKVLQSASKQLTPCVVELGGKDSVIVLDDLTDYKALSSVLLRGTFQSAGQNCIGIERVICLPRAYDALVTILKERTQNFRLGSDIDQLDEIDMGAMISNNRFHEIEELLEDAVSKGAHILAGGKPFLHPNYPQGHYFEPTLIVDVDTTMKIANTEVFGPVLTMMKANDVDDAIKISNSTEFGLGNSVFGKSFRLCNEIAQRLESGNVAINDFATFYVCQLPFGGIKKSGYGKFGGEEGLTGLCNAKSVVMDKPLLRLLGVKTAIPPPIDYPIADDKKAWGFVKGLNTASYDSRLWKVVNAFKKLAKGGA, encoded by the coding sequence ATGATCGCCATTGATCTCAACTTTGCAGAGTGGCAATGGCAATATCATATCTCCACTACATTCTTTGTAGGAGTCATCTTGCCTCTCCTATACTACGTCTACGAAAAATACGTCACGTCCAGGCCGAACAAATACAACAAGCTTGAGGCacccaagaagcttgtgTACCCAATTGCCGACGAGGCAAAGCCTCATTGGAAGGGCAAAAGGCTATATTCGCCGAACATAGGCTTACGGGTGCCTGGGGAGCCGCTGAAGATCCAGAGCTACTGTCCAGCCACGGCTCAATACCTAGGCACATTTGAATGCACCAGCAGAAAGGAGATGGACGAACAAATACTGAAAGCAGAGGCTGCACAAAAGGAATGGACAAAGTCATCATTTAGCGCAAGAAAGCAGCTCTTACGGACATTGAATCAATTTATCTTGGATAACCAAGAGGATATCGCGAGGGTAGCTTGCAGAGATAGTGGGAAGACCAAATTGGACGCCTCCATGGGTGAAATTATGGTGACTTTAGAGAAGATCAATTGGATCATCGCCCACGGAGAAAGGGCGCTTAGTCCATCGACCCGGCCTGGCCCTTCGTCTTTGCTCATGGGTCTCATGAAGCACGCCGAGGTTCGCTACGAGCCATTGGGTGTGGTAGCCGCTATCGTGTCGTGGAACTATCCCTTACACAATCTAATAGGGCCCGTTTTAGCAGCATTATTCAGCGGCAACGCAATTATCGTCAAGTGTTCGGAGCAAGTTGTGTGGTCATCGACGTGGTTTGTGGGCATGATTCATGCTGCTCTTCGGCTGCTTGACATGAGTGAAGATCTTGTACAATTGTGCTACTGCTATCCAGAAGATGCAGAGTATTTCACTTCTCACCCTGGTCTAAAGCATATTACCTTTATTGGGTCCAAGCCTGTGGCAGAGAAGGTGTTGCAGAGCGCGTCGAAACAATTGACCCCCTGTGTCGTTGAGTTGGGCGGTAAAGACTCCGTTATTGTGTTGGATGATTTGACTGACTACAAAGCACTTTCATCGGTATTGTTGAGAGGCACATTTCAAAGTGCCGGCCAAAATTGTATTGGTATTGAGCGTGTGATTTGTCTTCCAAGAGCATACGATGCGTTGGTAACGATACTAAAGGAAAGAACCCAAAACTTTCGTCTAGGTTCTGATATCGACCAGTTAGATGAGATTGATATGGGTGCAATGATATCCAACAACCGCTTCCATGAAATCgaagagcttctcgaaGATGCAGTTTCTAAAGGTGCCCATATTCTTGCAGGAGGTAAGCCATTTCTACACCCTAATTACCCACAAGGGCATTACTTTGAGCCTACCTTAATAGTTGATGTTGACACCACTATGAAAATTGCCAATACCGAAGTGTTCGGGCCAGTGCTCACCATGATGAAAGCTAACGATGTGGACGATGCAATAAAAATCTCTAATAGCACAGAATTTGGTCTTGGAAACTCTGTCTTCGGCAAGTCCTTTAGGCTCTGCAACGAGATAGCGCAGAGATTAGAATCTGGCAATGTAGCTATCAACGATTTTGCTACATTCTACGTTTGTCAACTTCCTTTCGGAGGTATAAAGAAATCTGGCTACGGAAAGTTTGGTGGCGAAGAAGGCTTGACTGGCCTTTGCAATGCCAAATCCGTCGTAATGGACAAACCATTGTTGAGACTTCTCGGAGTCAAAACGGCTATTCCACCACCAATTGACTACCCAATTGCCGATGACAAAAAAGCTTGGGGCTTCGTGAAGGGGCTTAACACTGCAAGTTACGATTCAAGACTCTGGAAGGTCGTAAATGCATTCAAAAAACTCGCCAAGGGAGGGGCGTGA
- the VMA10 gene encoding H(+)-transporting V1 sector ATPase subunit G — protein MSSSIQSLLKTEKEAAEIVNEARKYRTSRLKSAKQDAQKEIDQYKQQKENELKKYEEDHAGLNENIEKEADAQVQKELQEIKKKYQEKKKDVVKVLIDAATKPTPELHTNA, from the coding sequence ATGTCTTCCAGCATCCAATCATTGTTAAAAACTGAGAAAGAGGCGGCTGAGATCGTCAATGAGGCCAGAAAATACAGAACTTCCAGATTGAAGAGCGCTAAGCAAGatgctcaaaaagaaattgaccaaTACAAGCAAcagaaagagaacgaattgaagaagtatgaAGAAGACCACGCTGGCTTAAACGAGAACATCGAAAAGGAGGCTGATGCCCAGGTACAGAAGGAGTtgcaagaaatcaagaagaagtatcaagaaaagaagaaggatgtCGTTAAGGTGTTGATTGATGCTGCAACCAAGCCAACCCCCGAATTGCATACCAATGCTTAA